AAACGtgactcagccggccggtgtggccgtgtgattctaggagcttcagtctggaaccgcgtgaccgctacggtcgcaggttcgaatcctacctcgggcatggatgtgtgtgatgtccttaggtcagttaggtttaattagttctaagttctaggggagtgatgacctcagatgttaaatcccatagtgctcagagccatttgaaccatttgaaccataaacgtgACTGGATTTTGTACTCACTGAACTAACATCACATACCATCTCGACTCGAAGTTTTCCCTTTCCGTTCTGGCTATTTCTCTTTTATTCTCAGGctgtgtattttgttttaataatttcatGGCCATGTTGTTTACTGcacataataataattactattattttcttttacAGCCGTGCTATAGCTATGTATCTAATATCGAAATATGCGAAGGACgattcactgtacccaagcgacCCGCATAAGCGAGCTCTTGTAGATCAGCGGCTGTTTTTTGACTTCGATATCTATGGAGCTATTGGGAAAATCTGGGTAAGTTCTGCTGCAATTCGACCTGTGAAAATACAGGAGAAACGCTCACACAGTCTAAAGAAAACCTGTCGGTTCTTGATCTGATTTATTTTTCCTGTCTGCACAGATACCTACCTGCATATCTCCTTGTAAATCGTCGGGCATCATGCTGTCGAGTAGTTTGTGATGCAGGGTTTGAGCACGAAATAGCACGATCTAGGAACACAAACTGTGGTAGGAAACTACTCCGCGTCCTAACTGGTGGTGATCTGGAAAACACTGTAGAAcagcaaacaaagaaagaaacgGTTATTTTCTACGGTTTTCACTCTAGCCGAATATCGCCAATTGTTTGAGGGGCTGTGTAGCCCGTTTGTGAATTACAGCAATAAATTACAACGATATAACATCACGTCAACAGAGAAATTCAAGCTCTGTGAGAATGAGTTGCAGTAAATAGAAATACATGACGAAAAACAAGCAATATGCAAAGCTTGCAACTTTTCACCTAGCATGTGACGCTAAGTAGTGTGGATTTTACTGAAATGCTGCGGTTATTCTAGTCTGAAAATGCAAACCAACCGAGAAACGCTGTTCTATGAATTCATGTGAATGAAAAAGTGGCCGAAGCTGAAAAAAGGTTGAGACGTGGTTGTAACTTATCAATCTTAATCAAAGTTCATGTAGAGAAAACGGTAAAAGAatacaaggagaaatttggaaaacggAGTTACGTtcagagaaataaatgaaaatattgagtTTCGACGTTGTCATTAATTATGCCAGGGAAAGCAAAAGACTTaggtgattacttgtaaataggTTTTAAATTGAACATCAGTAAAATTACAATAAGGATAATAGAGaatagcaaaaattaaatttggaaattttggaGTGCATGGAATCAGAAATGAGATGCTGTAAGTCATAGTCGTATATTTTTACTGAGCACCAAACTGATTGACGCCATAACAGTGAAGAGGACATTAAATGCAGCCTAACAGCAGGAAAAACGTTACTAAAaagagagaaatatgttaacattgaaTACGGATagttaaatttttttcaaattttatgctGTGTGGAAATGCAACTGAACTACAGTCCGTACAGgcaaggagagaacagaagcttttcatATGTTGcgttgtagaagaatgctgaacgtCATATGGATAGATCGGATAACCAATGACGGAATACTGAATCGGTGTAAGGGGACTACAATACAGCGTAGATTCACATGACAAATCATGAGGCATCGAAAAATAGTTAACGCATTAAGtaccagatatttttatttctgcttACCGTAGTGGCCCGATATTGCATGGTGCCTGATTTGGATGTAGACCACACAACGTAAATGTCGTGGAGGTCCTGTAATCTGCTATTTGTACAGTAGTTTGACTCCACAAAACAGTATTTTATCGGCTAGCAGTTTTGTATGCATATAACGACAAAAAAATCACATCTCATCAACTCTGCGTcagttttattataaaattttagtGCTTGAACATAAAAAGTTTCTGCACGTTGTGAATCAATAATTTTTTATGACAATAGAAAGGAACCACTTTTCATAAACTACAATCGTAACATAATTGTAAACTACATTTAAAAATAATGATCACAATCCACGATATTATTGAGCACAGCAATAAATGCAATCCGAATCTTCGGAAATAATTAATGTTTGGGCCAACATTTGTAAAATCCTAATTCCTCTCTCTAACCCAACccaatggggagagagggagaattttagttttagcgaatcaaaatttacgaggtaaataagtattttttatttatccgtaaccattttccactcaaAAATGAGAACATTGTTTTttctgaattacagtgccaactaccaagaatcaaaacaattttttaagATAAAATGTACATAGTTTGTTTTATGTAGAGTCTgattttgcaatgaaaaataggggttcccatttgaaatttttaagttgcctCCGGCCCCACCCCAGGGGGCAGGGATGGCGGGCAAATgaggatgtccccctcgaaaataatcaactttagattctacacattttttcgtctgaagcttatttttcgagttattctgatttgtcaacttaaaatttacaccctgtataccataACAGGTATGTCTGTTATGTGTTGCACATCTTTATTCCTGTGGTAAGCAGCATCTGAAACGAGTTCCTTTACTGACAGGCTAACCATATGTAATAAACTGATATAAAGAATATGAgattatgtaaaatataaaaatttaaaacacatgTTAGcttcattttcatattattttgtcatagtaagtaaactttttacatatttttggtCTATGATAGATAACAAAGATCTGTcaatatttctttttgcctgcagtATGCAGTTATTGACGGGAAACCACCAGACCAGACGTATGTGGACAGAGTAAACGGTGGACTAGAGACTTGGAACAGAATGCTAGAAGGAAAGCAATGGCTCGCAGGGGATAACATCACACTGGCTGATTACTCTGCTGCTCTAATTGTGTCAACAACTCAGGTACTGCTGTTCTGTTTGTGCACATTTAGTCTCTAAGTGAAAACACAAAAGTAATATCTAAAAATTCAATTTTAGAGTtgttatgaaacaaataaaactGTTAACTTTGCGGTGTTGAATCGATCTGACTTCCCTTCCGTCGCGGTACTATACTGCCTCTTAGATAACCCTTACTGAGTTAACGCCAGTTTATTTGTAGGGGATATCCTATTTTCtcatctgaatttttttgtttaaaatgctGAAACAATGTAAATGCTTTGGTTTTAACTATCAGCCTTTATTTTATAAGACTGTACTTCTTGCTTTGCATGTTTATATCTCCTGCACTAGGACATTTCTTAAACACATACTTAATAAATTATATATACTTTGGAATTACTTTAGATTTTTAAGTGTATTGCCTATGTACAGAAGAAATCTCAGTTTCATTGTCAATGGAATTTTATATCAGCAGAAAGCACATGCAAGTTGCAAGCTGTACTCTGCTATCTGTACTTACTAACTTTAAAGTGATCCTGCGGGTATATAGGTTAAGAAGACAGTTTCACTAATTGGTAGCGGTTAGTGCAGCGAATTTTCCGACGTAATTAACGTCATAACATATGTGAAATGTGATTAGATAGTAACAAGACAAAATCGCAGCAAAACACTGTTCCAACGTCGGTTGAAGTGGTCCCATAAACATCTACCCTACTATATTAAACATAAGAAAACGCCTCACTCATATATCGTTCCTCTTCTTATCTTTGCACCTGAAAGTCTTACGTGAAAATTTGTTGAAGTTCTAGGAATGGtgtcaaggaaaactgtaaactgaTGCGGGTTTCTGTTCAAGATGTGTGTATAGTTGAAACATCGCTTATAAACCATTGGCAAATCAGCAACATTCCAATATGCACCACCAGTCAGTTGAATATCCACACTGGCTGCTGAAGGCGAAAAAGAATAATGTTGGACCTTCAATGAACGTTTTGGAATTTCGCGAATAATTGGGATTAAAAAAAAGCACAGTTATGTACACCTCCGAAGATATTCTACCACACTTACTGCCAGACATCAGATTGGACATCAGACAATACTTGTGGCACCAATATGGTGGATATCAAACTCATTCTTTACAGATAATTACAGGCCTTTTTGCATGAAACTTGGAAGTCGTTC
This genomic stretch from Schistocerca cancellata isolate TAMUIC-IGC-003103 chromosome 2, iqSchCanc2.1, whole genome shotgun sequence harbors:
- the LOC126145377 gene encoding glutathione S-transferase D7-like is translated as MAPIILYDYDASPPCTLVRIVARLVGVELKKVKLNDVIQEMATTEMTQKNPQRTIPTLDDNGLILAESRAIAMYLISKYAKDDSLYPSDPHKRALVDQRLFFDFDIYGAIGKIWVSSAAIRPVKIQEKRSHSLKKTCRFLI